One stretch of Castor canadensis chromosome 14, mCasCan1.hap1v2, whole genome shotgun sequence DNA includes these proteins:
- the LOC109687421 gene encoding cytochrome P450 4F1-like, with translation MPQLSLSWLGLGLEAASPWLLLLLVGASWLLARVLTRIYACCENSRRLQCFPQPPKRNWFLGHLGMVPPTEQGMKEVTQLVGTYPQCFMTWVGPVIPVINLCHPDTIRPILSASVAVAPKDMMVYSFLKPWLGDGLLLSSGDKWSCHRRMLTPAFHFNILKPYVKIFNDSANVMHAKWQHLISEGKNRLDMFEHISLMTLDSLQKCIFSFESNCQEKPSEYIATILDLSALVMRRAENPLLHMDFLYQLTPNGRRFHKACRLVHDFTDAVIQERHRTLPDQGLDDFLPAKAKSKTLDFIDVLLLTKDEDGKMLSDEDIRAEAETFMFGGHDTTASGLSWVLYNLAKHPEYQERCRQEVRELLRDRDPKDIEWDDLAQLPFLTMCIKESLRLHPPVFVISRCCTQDIALPDGLVIPKGVICIISIFGTHHNPAVWPDPEVYDPFRFDPENIKDRSPLAFIPFSAGPRNCIGQTFAMSEMKVALALTLLRFRVLPDHAEPRRKPELILRAEGGLWLRVEPLRAGAR, from the exons ATGCCTCAGCTGAGCCTGTCCTGGCTGGGACTGGGGCTGGAGGCAGCCTCCCCTTGGCTGCTCCTGCTCCTGGTTGGGGCCTCCTGGCTCCTGGCTCGTGTCCTGACCCGGATCTACGCCTGCTGTGAAAACTCTCGTCGCCTGCAATGTTTCCCTCAGCCCCCCAAACGGAACTGGTTCTTGGGTCACCTGGGCATG GTCCCTCCCACGGAGCAGGGCATGAAGGAAGTGACTCAGCTGGTGGGCACCTACCCCCAGTGCTTTATGACATGGGTGGGTCCTGTTATCCCTGTCATCAACTTGTGCCACCCTGACACCATCCGACCTATCCTCAGTGCTTCAG TTGCTGTGGCACCCAAGGACATGATGGTCTACAGCTTCCTGAAACCCTGGCTGG GTGATGGGCTCTTGCTGAGTTCCGGTGACAAGTGGAGCTGTCACCGTCGTATGCTGACTCCAGCCTTCCACTTTAACATCCTGAAGCCCTATGTGAAGATTTTCAACGACAGTGCAAATGTCATGCAT gccaagtggcagcatctgatcTCCGAGGGCAAAAACCGTCTAGACATGTTTGAGCACATCAGCCTCATGACCTTGGACAGTCTCCAGAAATGCATCTTCAGCTTCGAGAGCAACTGTCAGGA GAAGCCCAGTGAATACAttgccaccatcttggatctcagtGCTCTAGTGATGAGAAGGGCTGAGAACCCACTTCTGCACATGGACTTCCTGTACCAGCTCACCCCCAATGGACGACGCTTCCATAAGGCCTGCCGCCTGGTGCACGACTTCACAGATGCCGTCATCCAGGAACGACACCGAACCCTACCTGATCAAGGTCTTGATGACTTCCTCCCGGCCAAGGCCAAATCCAAGACATTGGACTTCATTGATGTGCTGCTGCTGACCAAG GATGAAGATGGGAAGATGCTGTCAGATGAGGACATAAGAGCAGAAGCTGAAACCTTCATGTTTGGGG GCCATGATACCACAGCCAGTGGTCTCTCCTGGGTCCTATACAACCTGGCAAAACACCCAGAATACCAGGAGCGCTGCCGACAGGAGGTGAGGGAGCTCCTGAGGGACCGTGACCCTAAAGACATCGAATG GGATGACCTGGCCCAGTTGCCCTTCCTGACCATGTGCATCAAGGAGAGTCTACGGCTGCATCCCCCAGTCTTTGTCATCTCCCGCTGCTGCACCCAGGACATTGCACTCCCTGATGGCCTGGTCATCCCCAAAG GTGTTATCTGCATCATCAGTATTTTCGGGACCCATCACAATCCAGCAGTGTGGCCGGACCCGGAG GTCTATGACCCCTTCCGTTTCGACCCAGAAAACATCAAGGACAGGTCACCTCTGGCTTTTATTCCCTTCTCTGCGGGGCCCAG GAACTGCATCGGACAGACGTTCGCCATGAGCGAGATGAAGGTGGCGCTGGCGCTGACGCTGCTGCGCTTCCGCGTGCTGCCCGACCACGCGGAGCCGCGCAGGAAGCCTGAGCTGATCCTGCGCGCAGAGGGCGGGCTGTGGCTGCGGGTGGAGCCGCTGCGCGCGGGCGCTCGGTGA